A genomic segment from Actinoplanes sichuanensis encodes:
- a CDS encoding nitroreductase family protein — METETQILHRLTCYEPGREWDDVISDPRLVLDFTPNDFDRFPPFYKRYTADLPRVELPRDLPSTEASTVDVLAGTARVAARDLDLPHLARLLHLSAGVVRTSKRSNGITHLFRAAGSAGGRFPLELYVIIPADHQGLPPGVHWYDPAGHALVRVAPAPDRGGAAIVVTGVPWRTGWRYRERGYRHVYWDAGTMLAQTLALADSAGIPARLHTTFPDRVVGELVGADGVHEWPVAVVGLGAQPPALTPTGAAAVGAVDTDPLEFPLVTAAQRAGDRTVLGDAWPPGDPADVPTTGAESVETVVLTRGSQRRMDPTRAVSKDVLTTGLRVAVRGIDLPQYVAVHAVDDVPPGVYRWPDLDAPIHAGDQREELYRVSLEQGLTRDAAFVVITAADVASLDDREYRAAQLAAGIVEGRLHLLAYAMGASATGMTFLDSEIPALLGAPLDAMIFTCVGVPDYRSTPGGLPGTPADVRPMRHRD, encoded by the coding sequence ATGGAGACCGAGACCCAGATCCTGCACAGGCTGACCTGCTACGAGCCGGGACGGGAGTGGGACGACGTCATCTCCGACCCGCGCCTGGTCCTCGACTTCACGCCCAACGACTTCGACCGCTTCCCACCGTTCTACAAGCGGTACACCGCAGACCTGCCGCGCGTCGAACTGCCCCGTGACCTGCCGTCGACCGAGGCGTCGACTGTCGACGTGCTCGCCGGGACCGCGCGAGTCGCCGCCCGCGATCTGGACCTGCCGCACCTGGCCCGGCTGCTGCACCTGTCGGCGGGCGTCGTGCGTACCTCCAAACGCAGTAACGGGATCACCCACCTGTTCCGCGCGGCCGGGTCGGCCGGTGGACGTTTCCCGCTCGAGCTCTACGTCATCATCCCGGCGGACCACCAGGGGCTTCCCCCCGGCGTGCACTGGTACGACCCGGCCGGTCACGCCCTCGTGCGGGTCGCACCCGCACCGGACCGCGGGGGAGCGGCGATCGTGGTCACCGGTGTCCCATGGCGCACCGGCTGGCGCTACCGCGAGCGCGGCTACCGGCACGTCTACTGGGACGCGGGCACCATGCTGGCCCAGACCCTGGCGCTGGCCGACTCCGCGGGAATCCCGGCGCGGCTGCACACCACGTTCCCCGATCGGGTGGTCGGCGAGTTGGTCGGCGCGGACGGCGTACACGAATGGCCTGTCGCTGTTGTCGGTCTCGGTGCGCAGCCGCCCGCGCTGACGCCGACCGGCGCGGCGGCCGTCGGGGCCGTGGACACCGATCCGCTGGAGTTTCCGCTGGTGACAGCGGCGCAGCGGGCCGGTGACCGGACCGTGCTGGGCGATGCGTGGCCCCCGGGTGACCCGGCCGACGTGCCGACGACCGGGGCCGAGTCGGTCGAGACGGTGGTGCTCACCCGAGGCTCGCAACGGCGGATGGACCCGACCCGCGCGGTGTCCAAGGACGTGCTCACCACCGGCCTGCGGGTGGCCGTACGCGGCATCGACCTGCCGCAGTACGTGGCGGTGCACGCCGTCGACGACGTGCCGCCGGGCGTCTACCGATGGCCTGACCTCGACGCCCCGATTCACGCGGGCGACCAGCGCGAAGAGCTGTACCGGGTGAGCCTGGAGCAGGGGCTGACCCGGGACGCGGCCTTCGTGGTGATCACCGCGGCCGACGTGGCGAGCCTGGACGACCGCGAATACCGGGCCGCACAACTGGCCGCCGGGATCGTCGAGGGACGGTTGCACCTGCTGGCGTACGCGATGGGCGCGAGCGCGACCGGCATGACCTTCCTCGACAGCGAGATCCCGGCCCTGCTCGGCGCACCGCTGGACGCGATGATCTTCACGTGTGTGGGTGTGCCGGACTACCGCTCCACACCGGGCGGCCTGCCGGGGACACCCGCCGACGTACGGCCGATGCGGCACCGGGACTGA